The following proteins are encoded in a genomic region of Hippoglossus hippoglossus isolate fHipHip1 chromosome 3, fHipHip1.pri, whole genome shotgun sequence:
- the LOC117753817 gene encoding polycystic kidney disease protein 1-like 2 isoform X1 has translation MPDAQVACGYVLSHSGFQWEATANCSQEFNFICQFDSGRSIACDGQNATLQCGSGQVIEIDDSFYGRKTVHYCRSKLTASPTSSQEECSWIDVVDSVTANCHGLQACQAPVDLSSFGEPCPALGSYLSVEYHCKHGLHLLMSKLAAVFDNVTITVKWLLHPFQGNLTCTVNAGDGHTIDPYSPEEMESSIIHKFTRPGVFMVGVECTTSDWHVAAQKAITIQEPVGEFKVIRCYSRNESADGGKCNALYGKPVQVQLMVEAGTNVSYTIQREDYVVANTSVERGIEPHNITLNSSVAETLGHGCHNLTLTASNRVTARSVSTDLELCLLEPVEGLQASVMSEDSECPVSSDVIFRVSLERGAPVQLFFNLTGVRDTLSETRDMLNGSLQDYTFSSPLEGLFKVEVRAVNAFSASDVDVDLEKILEACQNYSDFSPDELGNMTDDTSDADSPNLKITAAPDTVINYAHSVTLTLNGMESLPSEGLAFAWRCRNCKCRNKTMDLFHVIEKDCLPNPFEFNKYVLHVRKRSLFRKWVDLGSASKCITVAPKEFPNVTISCDNCASIDVNDNVKLKLSCDTTCPDVVWYTEDPKPLKGAVNKCYKRAGRRPPTEKQDGGTEYTVHKQHLEVSRDKLQNISVIAYGKKEAGFARFTLPVPDPEPTEPAANQTDAPTGPSPPSCSISPTSGTVLDAFDITCKPSSFCSEGCFYCFTTDTGKHLRCSNANEVKSVFLPLGDQNNNNSLSVVVTVKNGDEKVTTTVTAQVRRSESSSSVEALQSAVQDTVTQLEEQGLLSGEALGQIFTSVSDMLNTEVGQDQKDARTKLRETMLTKMATVLVDAPSNSTQEVQVTARAVAGLTQRSDELSPAAQEEAGSLLVDLSASLNAISVTQDDRDDGRVVEAATPIIEAASNILNVSSNKKVSDFLLTGINNVQSALLNNKKMDGDPAIIDSGQISVYVNRVFPETMQKQDINVQKSSSSRFSFPRLPEDVVSPDEPVDVRMMSFEKNPYSWKEGNITGTVGSVSLTRVNGTVIPVENLPEEIEILLPRPDVGQENSTILDLANFSTLIIDVPSPDVTLVLKMEPSDDISFMLYLGYKDYPNKENYVAKTQIPLENTKEEEKYTWVLSPRDRTADVGVHYLVMKPIVEPGIKSINATVTVVSIAAQCKYWNETDSSWSEDGCRVGPLTTPLVTQCLCNHLTFFGSSFFVMPNLVDVSRTAELFATFTNNPVVVCFVGAIFSAYLLVVVWARRKDIQDSAKVKITVLEDNDPLAEYRYMLSVSTGHRHGASTSSQVTITLLGTEGESDPHHLTDHEKPVFERGGVDMILLTTHFSLGDLQSIRLWHDNSGEHPAWYVNKVMVQDLESGQKWHFLCNSWLAVDVGECALDKVFPVATEMDLKKFSNLFFMKTAKDFRDGHIWFSVISRPPCSTFTRVQRVSCCFSLLLCTMLTSIMFWGIPTDPSEQTMDLGHIEFTWQQVMIGVQSSIIMFPINLLIVSIFRNTRPREKNRKTDASKQGKTRRVSPSQTSSPQKELKDITADTVIKDIKKIAQSLSKAMKSPLPLHQELRQQADINTLLSLVEDIIRQQNRAAGDFYSDTSKRDHSMILSLENSVWGSPEKTSDEAQKKSNNSRYLYRQLRHVEKELGLLGPSRFPNPDSYNRAMQQVHGMKGLLEYRLPASGLDGDQPDRSPSPEESVSNGDSAKKGGLPWWFVFVGWILVIATSGVSGYFTMMYGLTYGKDRSISWLISMVVSFFESLFITQPLKVLGFAAFFALVLKKVDQEEYGEPQIDDTLRNPDDAYAVRAARRDSTCSFYQPPPPTDIERMRNNMIKERKVFALMGEILTYMGFMWMLLLVAYGQRDPNAYFLSRHIRQSFSKGISDSMSIQDMFNWANTTLLSNLFGERPGFITDGNSKLVGNARLRQVRVKNNSCQVARSMQQSVRECHSPYSWELEDMGSYGPAWSRSEGENASVALQSPWSYQSQRKLRAFPIWGSVVLYRGGGFVVDLGPDLTNSSRSLQYLYDNAWFDVHTQAIFVEFTVYNANVNLFCIVTLMLESAATGALQFRSELQSVRLYQSTGGLHIFVMASEAIYFLFIIYYMFVQGKLMKQQKWAYFKSKWNLLELAIIILSWSALSVFIKRTLLGLRDMDYYQNNKDQYASFHETAKADAVLGYLIAFLVLLATVKLWHLLRLNPKLHMITSTLQRAWTDISGFLVVMTIMFLAYSIASNLMYGWKLYSYRTLLNAAQTMVSLQLGIFNYDEVLNYNPVLGAFLIGSCIAFMTFVVLNLFISVILVAFTQEQIHHKPSEEEEIVDLMLMKLCSLFGLKCKKQGGDSPTERPFVPSVTATSTNSSGKIHDD, from the exons ATGCCAGATGCACAAGTTGCCTGTGGATATGTCCTGAGTCATTCAGGCTTCCAGTGGGAAGCCACAGCGAACTGCAGCCAGGAATTCAACTTCATCTGCCAGTTTG aTTCCGGGAGATCTATTGCATGTGATGGTCAAAATGCGACACTGCAGTGTGGCTCTGGTCAAGTTATAGAGATTGACGACAGCTTCTACGGTCGGAAGACAGTTCACTACTGCCGATCCAAACTGACAGCGTCGCCCACGTCCTCGCAGGAGGAGTGCAGCTGGATAGATGTGGTGGATTCAGTCACAG CCAATTGCCACGGACTGCAGGCTTGTCAGGCTCCAGTGGATCTGAGCTCTTTTGGTGAACCATGTCCTGCGCTGGGAAGTTACCTGTCTGTAGAGTACCACTGCAAACACG GACTCCACTTGTTGATGAGCAAACTGGCGGCTGTCTTTGATAATGTCACCATCACAGTGAAGTGGCTCCTCCATCCATTTCAGGGAAACCTGACGTGCACAGTGAACGCTGGAGACGGCCACACTATTGATCCATACAGCCCGGAAGA GATGGAGAGTTCCATCATTCACAAATTCACCCGCCCCGGTGTTTTCATGGTTGGGGTGGAGTGCACCACCAGCGACTGGCACGTTGCAGCTCAGAAAGCCATAACCATCCAGGAGCCGGTTGGAGAGTTTAAAGTGATCAGGTGCTATAGCAGGAACGAGTCAGCAGATGGCGGTAAATGCAATGCGTTGTATGGCAAACCCGTTCAAGTTCAGTTGATGGTTGAGGCAG GTACAAATGTTTCCTACACGATTCAACGTGAGGACTATGTGGTGGCAAACACATCAGTGGAAAGAGGGATTGAACCCCACAACATTACACTGAACTCAAGTGTGGCAGAGACGCTTGGCCACGGCTGCCACAACCTGACTCTGACTGCTTCCAATAGGGTCACAGCCCGCTCAGTGTCCACTGACCTGGAGCTGTGTCTGCTGGAGCCTGTCGAGGGCCTGCAGGCCTCAGTGATGTCAGAGGACAGCGAGTGTCCAGTCTCCTCAGACGTCATCTTTAGGGTTTCATTGGAGCGAGGGGCCCCTGTGCAGCTTTTCTTCAACCTCACCGGAGTCAGGGACACTTTGTCCGAGACCAGAGACATGCTCAACGGCAGCTTACAAGATTATACGTTCTCCAGTCCGTTAGAGG GGTTGTTTAAAGTTGAAGTTCGAGCCGTGAACGCCTTTTCAGCCTCTGATGTGGACGTGGACTTGGAGAAAATACTCGAGGCTTGTCAGAATTATTCAGACTTTTCACCAGATGAACTTGGAAACATG ACAGACGATACGAGTGACGCCGACTCTCCCAACTTGAAAATAACTGCTGCTCCTGACACTGTGATCAACTACGCTCACAGTGTCACACTGACACTAAATGGAATGGAATCATTACCCAGTGAAGGGCTTGCGTTTGCATGGAGGTGCA gaaactgcAAATGCAGAAACAAAACCATGGATCTGTTTCACGTCATCGAAAAAGATTGCCTTCCTAATCCCTTTGAATTtaacaaatatgttttacatgtgAGAAAAAGAAGCTTGTTCAGGAAATGGGTTGACCTCGGTTCAGCTTCAAAATGCATCACTGTTGCTCCCAAAGAATTCCCAAACGTCACAATCAG TTGTGATAATTGTGCTTCTATAGACGTGAACGACAATGTAAAGCTGAAACTGAGCTGTGACACAACTTGTCCCGACGTAGTCTGGTACACTGAGGACCCCAAACCTCTGAAG GGTGCCGTGAATAAATGTTACAAGCGAGCAGGACGGAGGCCCCCTACTGAGAAGCAGGATGGCGGCACTGAATATACTGTACACAAACAACATCTGGAAGTTTCGAGGGACAAACTgcaaaacatcagtgtgattgcTTACG gcaAGAAGGAGGCCGGATTTGCCAGGTTCACTCTCCCAGTACCGGACCCTGAGCCGACTGAACCAGCTGCAAACCAAACCGATGCTCCGACAGGCCCCAGCCCCCCCTCGTGTAGCATCTCTCCCACGTCAGGGACGGTTCTCGATGCTTTTGACATCACGTGCAAACCGAGCTCCTTCTGCTCTGAAGGCTGTTTTTATTGCTTCACGACTGACACAG gAAAACATCTGCGCTGCAGTAATGCAAATGAGGTGAAATCTGTCTTCCTGCCACTCGGAGACCAGAACAACAATAACAGTTTGTCTGTTGTGGTGACAGTGAAGAATGGAGATGAGAAAGTTACCACAACTGTCACCGCTCAG GTACGGAGAAGTGAGTCCAGCTCCTCAGTGGAGGCTCTTCAGTCTGCAGTGCAGGACACTGTGACTCAGCTGGAGGAGCAAGGTCTGCTCTCTGGTGAAGCACTCGGACAAATATTCACCTCAGTGTCCGACATGCTGAATACGGAGGTCGGCCAAGATCAGAAGGATGCAAGGACGAAG CTCAGAGAGACAATGCTGACCAAAATGGCCACAGTGCTGGTGGACGCCCCGTCCAACTCAACGCAGGAAGTGCAAGTGACGGCCCGAGCTGTGGCTGGACTCACCCAGCGCTCGGATGAGCTCAGTCCGGCTGCTCAA GAAGAAGCAGGTTCGTTGCTGGTCGACCTCAGCGCCTCCCTCAACGCTATCAGTGTTACTCAGGATGACAGGGACGATGGAAGAGTTGTGGAAGCAGCTACACCAATAATTGAAGCAGCCAGTAATATTTTGAATGTTTCATCGAAT AAAAAAGTCTCAGACTTTCTCCTGACTGGGATAAACAACGTTCAAAGTGCTTTgctgaataataaaaagatggatggagacCCTGCCATCATTGATTCTGGTCAGATCAGCGTGTATGTCAACAG AGTGTTTCCAGAAACGATGCAGAAACAAGATATAAACGTACAGAAGAGCAGCTCGTCCAGGTTTTCATTCCCTCGACTGCCGGAAGACGTCGTTTCTCCAGATGAGCCGGTGGATGTCAGG ATGATGAGCTTTGAGAAGAATCCATATTCTTGGAAGGAGGGAAACATCACAGGAACTGTAGGATCAGTGTCTCTCACCAGAGTCAACGGCACGGTCATTCCTGTCGAGAACTTACCTGAAGAGATCGAG ATTCTCCTACCAAGGCCTGACGTTGGGCAGGAGAACAGCACGATCCTTGACCTCGCCAATTTCAGCACCTTAATAATCGACGTCCCCTCGCCGGATGTGACACTGGTGCTGAAAATGGAGCCGTCTGATGACATTTCTTTCATGTTATACCTGGGATATAAAGATTATCCAAACAAGGAGAATTATGTTGCTAAGACTCAGATCCCTCTAGAGAATACCAAAGAAG aggagaaatatACCTGGGTGCTGAGTCCCAGAGACCGAACAGCAGATGTTGGTGTGCACTACCTTGTGATGAAGCCCATCGTAGAACCAGGCATCAAATCCATCAACGCCACTGTCACCGTTGTTTCCATCGCTGCTCAGTGCAAATACTGGAATGAGACGGACTCTTCTTGGAGTGAAGATGGCTGCAGG GTCGGTCCGCTCACCACGCCCTTGGTCACTCAGTGCCTCTGTAACCACTTGACCTTCTTCGGCAGCTCTTTCTTCGTCATGCCGAACTTGGTGGATGTGTCACGCACCGCGGAACTTTTCGCCACGTTCACCAACAATCCCGTGGTGGTGTGTTTCGTGGGGGCCATCTTTTCTGCGTATCTCCTGGTGGTTGTGTGGGCACGCAGGAAAGACATCCAGGACTCAGCCAAG GTCAAGATAACAGTGCTTGAGGACAACGACCCCCTGGCCGAGTATCGTTATATGCTGAGTGTCAGCACCGGACATCGGCATGGTGCATCCACCTCCTCTCAG GTGACAATAACTCTGTTGGgtacagagggagagagtgacCCCCACCACCTGACGGACCATGAGAAACCTGTGTTCGAGAGGGGCGGCGTGGACATGATACTGCTGACCACACACTTTTCTCTTGGAGATCTGCAGAGCATCAGACTGTGGCACGACAACTCAGGGGAACACCCGGCTTG GTATGTCAACAAAGTGATGGTGCAGGATCTGGAGAGTGGTCAGAAGTGGCACTTCCTGTGTAACTCGTGGCTCGCTGTGGACGTGGGAGAGTGCGCTCTTGACAAGGTCTTCCCTGTAGCGACAGAAATGGATTTGAAGAAGTTTAG TAACTTGTTCTTCATGAAGACGGCTAAAGATTTCCGCGATGGCCATATCTGGTTCTCTGTGATCAGTCGGCCTCCGTGCAGCACTTTCACACGTGTGCAGCGAGTGtcctgctgcttttctcttctgctgTGCACCATGTTGACCAGCATTATGTTTTGGGGCATCCCGACAGACCCATCTGAGCAGACCATGGACCTGG GCCACATCGAGTTCACCTGGCAACAGGTTATGATCGGAGTTCAAAGTTCAATCATCATGTTCCCCATCAATCTCCTTATTGTGAGCATCTTCAGAAACACTCGTCCTcgtgagaaaaacagaaaaacagacgcGTCCAAACAGGGGAAGACTCGTCGAGTTTCTCCCTCCCAGACGTCTTCGCCACAGAAGGAGCTGAAGGACATCACAGCAGACACTGTGATCAAG GACATAAAGAAAATTGCTCAGTCGCTCTCGAAGGCCATGAAGAGTCCGCTGCCACTTCATCAGGAGCTGCGTCAGCAGGCAGACATCAACACTCTGCTGTCTCTGGTGGAGGACATCATCCGACAGCAGAACCGAGCGGCCGGAGACTTCTACTCTGACACCTCCAAAAGAGATCACTCCATGATCCTCAGTTTAG AAAACAGTGTGTGGGGGAGCCCTGAGAAGACTTCAGATGAAGCTCAGAAGAAGAGCAACAACAGCCGGTACCTTTACAGGCAGCTGCGTCATGTCGAGAAGGAGCTGGGGCTGCTGGGACCTTCTCGTTTCCCAAACCCGGACAGCTACAACCGAGCCATGCAGCAGGTTCATGGGATGAAGGGTCTCCTGGAGTACCGCCTCCCAGCATCCGGCCTGGATGGAGACCAGCCCGACCGCAGCCCCAGTCCAGAAGAGAGCGTCAGCAACGGGGACTCCGCCAAGAAAGGAGGGCTGCCCTGGTGGTTTGTCTTTGTTGGATGGATACTGGTGATCGCAACCAGCGGTGTGTCTGGATACTTCACCATGATGTACGGGCTGACGTACGGGAAAGATCGCTCGATAAGCTGGCTCATCTCAATGGTGGTCTCCTTCTTTGAGAGCCTCTTTATTACCCAACCCCTGAAG GTTCTTGGTTTTGCTGCTTTCTTTGCTCTCGTCCTGAAGAAAGTTGACCAGGAGGAGTACGGAGAACCGCAGATAGATGACACGCTTAGAAATCCAG ACGATGCTTATGCCGTGCGGGCAGCGAGGAGAGACAGCACATGCAGCTTCTATCAGCCGCCCCCTCCCACTGACATCGAGAGGATGAGGAACAACATGATTAAAGAGCGGAAAGTCTTCGCACTAATGGGAGAGATTCTTA cctACATGGGATTTATGTGGATGTTGCTTCTGGTGGCGTACGGTCAGAGGGACCCCAACGCTTACTTCCTGAGCCGCCACATTCGACAGAGCTTCAGTAAAGGGATCTCAGACAGTATGAGCATTCAGGACATGTTCAACTGGGCAAACACGACTCTGCTGAGCAACTTGTTTGGAGAGCGCCCAG GATTCATCACAGACGGAAACTCAAAGCTGGTGGGTAACGCTCGTCTTCGTCAGGTGAGGGTGAAGAACAACTCCTGCCAGGTCGCTCGCTCCATGCAGCAGTCTGTGCGGGAGTGTCACTCTCCATACTCGTGGGAGCTGGAGGACATGGGCTCCTACGGTCCAGCCTGGAGCCGCTCTGAGGGAGAAAACGCCTCAGTGGCCCTTCAGAGCCCGTGGTCGTACCAGTCCCAGCGTAAACTGAGGGCCTTCCCCATCTGGGGCAGTGTGGTACTctacagaggaggagggtttgTGGTGGATCTGGGGCCGGACTTAACAAATTCCAGCAG GTCCCTTCAGTACCTTTATGACAACGCCTGGTTCGATGTGCACACCCAGGCCATCTTTGTTGAGTTCACTGTGTACAACGCCAACGTCAACCTCTTTTGCATTGTCACACTCATGCTGGAGTCCGCAGCCACAG gAGCGCTTCAGTTCCGCAGCGAGCTTCAGAGTGTGCGTCTCTACCAGTCAACTGGAGGCCTCCACATTTTTGTCATGGCCTCTGAAGCCATCTACTTCCTCTTTATCATATATTACATGTTTGTTCAG GGGAAGCTgatgaagcagcagaaatgGGCGTATTTCAAGAGTAAGTGGAACCTGCTGGAGCTGGCCATCATCATTCTGAGCTGGAGTGCACTGTCCGTCTTCATCAAGAGGACTTTACTGGGGTTACGGGACATGGACTATTACCAGAACAACAAAGACCA ATACGCCAGCTTCCATGAGACGGCCAAGGCTGATGCGGTGCTCGGGTATCTGATTGCCTTCTTGGTGCTGTTGGCGACGGTCAAACTGTGGCACCTGCTGAGACTGAACCCCAAGCTGCACATGATCACGTCCACACTGCAGCGAGCCTGGACTGATATTTCAGGCTTCCTGGTGGTCATGACCATCATGTTCCTGGCCTACTCCATTGCT TCTAACCTGATGTATGGCTGGAAGTTGTACTCCTATCGGACTCTGCTGAATGCTGCGCAGACCATGGTCAGCCTGCAGCTTGGCATTTTTAATTACGATGAG GTTCTGAATTATAACCCGGTTCTCGGAGCTTTCCTCATCGGCTCCTGCATCGCGTTCATGACCTTTGTGGTGCTGaacctcttcatctctgtcatcCTGGTGGCATTCACTCAAGAGCAGATACATCACAAG CcatcagaagaggaggagatcgTGGACCTGATGCTCATGAAACTCTGCAGTTTATTCGGACTGAAATGTAAGAAACAAGGTGGCGACAGCCCGACCGAGAGGCCATTTGTTCCATCTGTCACAGCGACATCGACTAATTCTTCTGGGAAAATTCATGACGACTGA